The genomic DNA CTATTTCTGGTTGCTCTGGATTATTCCTGGGCAGTTGATCAGCGGTGGTATTTACGGGGGTGCTGGTCAGGCGATTCACATGGCTCTGCCTTCTCTCGGTTCGGAGTGGTGGACGGTTATTCTGGCTGGGACGGCGTCTGTGATTATTCTGACCGGGACGTATCGATTTCTCGAAAGGCTGATGACGGTTCTGGTGGTTATGTTTACGTTTATTACGATCGCCTGTGCTGTTTTGTTGCAGTTGACCGAATACGCGATTACCTGGGAAGAGGTGCGCGGTGGGCTGACGTTTGGTTTTCCGGCTTTTGCGCTGCTGGCCGCACTGGCGATGTATGGCGGTACCGGGGTGGGTTCGGGCGAACAGATGGCCTATACGTATTGGTGTGTGGAAAAGGGCTATGCGCGTTTTTCGGGACCGGCAGATCAGTCCCATGCCTGGGTTCAGCGCGCGAGGGGATGGATTCGGGTGATGCAAACCGATGTGCTTTTGACACTGGGCTTGCTGACTTGTGCGACGATTCCGTTTTATATGCTGGGCGCGGGGGTGTTGTATCGGCTCAATAAACAACCCGATGGTCTGGAGACGATTCCGGTGCTTTCCAATATGTACACGCAGACGCTTGGCGAATGGGCGTTCTGGCTGTTTATGGTGGGTGCTTTTTTTGTGCTTTATTCAACGGCGATATCCGGTCTGGGCGGTGGGGTGCGCATTTTTGCGGATGGGATGTCTGTGATGGGTTTGATCGAGCGCAATGATTACAAGACCCGGGTTCGCATTTTGCGCATTTGGGCGGTGGTGTCCCCTCTGGTGACTTCTCTGGCGTATTTCTTTTTTCAAAATCCGGTTTGGATGCTGACTATAGGGCATTTGTTTGGGGCGATTAAGTTTCCTCTGATTGCCGCAGGGACGCTGTATTTGCGCTATAGACATCTCGATCAGCGCCTGAAACCGTCTTTGAAGACGGATTTGCTGTTGTGGTTCTGTTTTTTGCTGATGATTGGTCTGGCTATTTATATTTTGTACACGCGCTATTTTGCCTGATGTGGAGGGCGACTATGACTGTTCCTACTTATCGTTCAATTGGTGTGCGGCCGTTGATTAACTGTCGCGGGACATATACGATTATCAGTGGTTCGCTGATGTTGCCCGAGGTGTGCGAGGCGATGATGGAGGCGGCAAAGGCGTATGTGCATTTGGATGAGTTGATGGATGCGGTGGGGGCGCGTATTGCCGAGTTGATGCAGTGCGAGTGGGGGCTGGTGACAAATGGATGCGCGGCGGCGCTGACGCAGGTGACGTCGGCGTGTGTGGCGGGTGATGATCCGGATAAGATCAAACAATTGCCCGATACGACGGGGATGAAGAATCGGGTGTTGTACCAGCCGGGGCATTTGCATATTTATACGCATGCGATTCGGGCGGCGGGGGTGGAGATGGTGGAGGTGGAAGATCACGATGCGCTTTCTTTAGCGGTTGATGATCGCACGGCGATGTTTGCGTTTTTTGGGGATCAAACGGATCATAGCGATATTCCGCTTGAGGATGTGGTGGCGATTTGCCATCGCAAAGGCGTGCCGGTATTTGTGGATGCCGCGGCAGAGCGGCCAGATGTGCCCAATGCGTATTTGCAAGCGGGTGCAGATGTTGTGGCTTATAGCGGGGGCAAGTGTTTGCGCGGTCCCCAGTCGTCGGGGTTGGTGCTGGGGCGCAAAGATATTTTGCAGGCGGCGTTTGCCAATGGCGCGCCGCATCATTCGCTGGGGCGGGCGATGAAGGCGGGTAAGGAGGAGGTGATGGGGTTGCTGGCGGCGGTGGAGAAGTGGGTGCAGCGGGATCACGATGCCGAGTGGGCAGAGTGGGAGCAATGGTTGCAGGTGATTGGCGATGCGGTTACAGATTTGCCGTCGGTGACGAGACGGGTGCGAGATCCCGGGCGGTCTAATGTGGCGCCGATTCTGGAGGTTCACTGGGATCAGACGGTTTTGCCGATTGCGCCAGAGGAGGTCCAGCAACAGTTGTCAGATGGCGATCCGCGGATTGAGATGTTCACCCACGATAATGGCGTGGAGGTGATGCCCTATATGATGGAGCAGGGAGAGGATGTGATCGTTGCGAGACGGTTGCGGGAGGTGTTGGAGGGGATAGGAGATATGTAGAAATGAATGAGACTGATCAACCAAAGCCTTTCTATGAACGTCGTGAGTTTCAAGGTACTCTTTCCAAAGCTGGCGAAAATATCGACGATCTACATTTCACCATTGAATATGC from Gemmatimonadota bacterium includes the following:
- a CDS encoding aminotransferase class V-fold PLP-dependent enzyme — its product is MWRATMTVPTYRSIGVRPLINCRGTYTIISGSLMLPEVCEAMMEAAKAYVHLDELMDAVGARIAELMQCEWGLVTNGCAAALTQVTSACVAGDDPDKIKQLPDTTGMKNRVLYQPGHLHIYTHAIRAAGVEMVEVEDHDALSLAVDDRTAMFAFFGDQTDHSDIPLEDVVAICHRKGVPVFVDAAAERPDVPNAYLQAGADVVAYSGGKCLRGPQSSGLVLGRKDILQAAFANGAPHHSLGRAMKAGKEEVMGLLAAVEKWVQRDHDAEWAEWEQWLQVIGDAVTDLPSVTRRVRDPGRSNVAPILEVHWDQTVLPIAPEEVQQQLSDGDPRIEMFTHDNGVEVMPYMMEQGEDVIVARRLREVLEGIGDM
- a CDS encoding divalent metal cation transporter, with product MPEESKTVQPSGEDENPDLYALDPRAVQEPPQGLRSTLKFLGPGLILVGSVVGSGEIILTTNLGSIVGFSMLWFVLVSCWSKNIVQAELARFSVASGEPFLHAFNRLPGKLPAFNGRKVSWYIYFWLLWIIPGQLISGGIYGGAGQAIHMALPSLGSEWWTVILAGTASVIILTGTYRFLERLMTVLVVMFTFITIACAVLLQLTEYAITWEEVRGGLTFGFPAFALLAALAMYGGTGVGSGEQMAYTYWCVEKGYARFSGPADQSHAWVQRARGWIRVMQTDVLLTLGLLTCATIPFYMLGAGVLYRLNKQPDGLETIPVLSNMYTQTLGEWAFWLFMVGAFFVLYSTAISGLGGGVRIFADGMSVMGLIERNDYKTRVRILRIWAVVSPLVTSLAYFFFQNPVWMLTIGHLFGAIKFPLIAAGTLYLRYRHLDQRLKPSLKTDLLLWFCFLLMIGLAIYILYTRYFA